A genomic stretch from Antarcticibacterium flavum includes:
- the sufD gene encoding Fe-S cluster assembly protein SufD, whose protein sequence is MELKEKLISSFLAFEEACDVDADIHNLRTEAIKEFETMGFPSKKEEAWKYTSLNSVLKHDYSVFPKKEDTIEYKDIKKYLIHDIDTYNLVFIDGIFSSHLSQTTHDKHDICLMSSALAKPKYKPVIDQYFNKLVTRENGFTPLNTAFSKEGAYIRIHKNKVADKPIQIVNFSTGNEAALMVQPRNLIVVEENAQVQIIERHQSLTDNPVLTNSVTEVFAGKNAIVDYYKIQNDRSSASLIDNTFIEQKDNSNCSIHTFSFGGKLTRNNLNFFQRGEHCDSTLKGVTIIEDKQHVDHNTLVHHIFPNCESHQDYKGIYADNSTGVFNGKVVVEKEAQKINAFQANNNILLNDRATINSKPQLEIFADDVKCSHGCTIGQLDKESLFYLRSRGIPLKEAQALLMYAFANNVLESVRIPEIKKRILRQIALKLGVNLGFDL, encoded by the coding sequence ATGGAATTAAAAGAAAAATTAATATCCTCATTCCTTGCTTTTGAAGAAGCCTGTGATGTGGATGCAGATATACATAATTTAAGAACAGAAGCCATAAAGGAGTTTGAAACCATGGGCTTTCCTTCAAAAAAGGAAGAAGCCTGGAAGTACACCTCCCTTAATTCGGTTCTTAAACACGATTACAGTGTATTCCCTAAGAAGGAAGACACTATTGAGTACAAGGATATTAAAAAGTATCTTATTCACGATATAGATACTTATAACCTGGTGTTCATCGATGGAATATTCTCATCCCATCTTTCACAAACGACACATGACAAGCATGATATTTGTCTTATGTCTTCTGCCCTGGCAAAACCAAAATATAAACCTGTAATCGACCAGTATTTCAATAAGCTGGTCACCAGGGAAAATGGTTTTACACCACTAAATACTGCGTTTTCCAAAGAAGGGGCATATATACGTATCCACAAGAACAAGGTTGCCGATAAGCCTATTCAAATTGTGAATTTCTCTACAGGAAATGAGGCTGCACTTATGGTGCAACCCAGAAATCTAATTGTGGTAGAAGAGAATGCACAGGTTCAAATTATTGAAAGACATCAAAGTTTGACAGATAATCCTGTACTTACAAATTCGGTTACTGAAGTGTTCGCGGGTAAGAATGCGATCGTAGATTACTATAAGATCCAGAACGACCGGTCTTCAGCATCTTTAATAGATAACACTTTTATCGAACAAAAGGACAACAGCAATTGCTCTATCCATACCTTCTCCTTTGGAGGGAAGTTAACCCGTAACAACCTTAATTTCTTTCAACGAGGGGAACATTGTGATTCCACTTTAAAAGGGGTTACTATCATAGAAGATAAGCAACACGTAGACCATAATACACTGGTACATCATATTTTCCCGAATTGCGAGAGTCACCAGGATTATAAAGGTATTTATGCCGATAATTCTACCGGGGTCTTTAATGGGAAGGTAGTGGTTGAAAAAGAAGCCCAGAAGATCAATGCCTTCCAGGCAAACAATAATATTTTGTTGAATGACCGGGCTACTATTAATTCAAAACCACAGCTGGAGATCTTTGCAGATGATGTAAAATGCAGCCACGGTTGTACTATAGGACAGCTGGATAAAGAATCTCTTTTTTACCTTAGATCCAGAGGTATTCCATTAAAGGAAGCACAGGCTTTACTTATGTATGCCTTTGCCAATAATGTACTGGAAAGCGTAAGGATCCCAGAGATTAAGAAGAGAATACTTCGCCAAATAGCCCTGAAGCTTGGGGTGAACCTTGGATTTGACCTATAA
- the sufC gene encoding Fe-S cluster assembly ATPase SufC, which yields MLKIKDLHANIEDKEILKGIDLQINAGEVHAIMGPNGSGKSTLSSVIAGKEEYEMTRGEIVFENEDLTELDPEERAHRGIFLSFQYPVEIPGVSVTNFMKASINAHRKSQGLEDMPANEMLKLIREKSEMLEIDRKFLSRSLNQGFSGGEKKRNEIFQMAMLNPKLAILDETDSGLDIDALKVVAKGVNKLRSKDNAVLVITHYQRLLDYIVPDFVHVMVDGKIVKSGTKELAYELEEKGYDWLKPETV from the coding sequence ATGCTCAAAATTAAAGATTTACACGCCAATATAGAGGATAAAGAAATCCTTAAAGGAATCGACCTTCAAATCAATGCAGGGGAAGTTCATGCGATCATGGGGCCTAATGGCTCCGGGAAGAGTACATTATCCTCTGTGATTGCCGGAAAAGAAGAATATGAGATGACCCGCGGGGAGATCGTATTTGAAAATGAAGACCTCACAGAACTGGATCCCGAGGAAAGGGCTCACAGGGGGATTTTCCTTTCTTTTCAGTACCCTGTAGAGATCCCTGGTGTATCCGTTACCAATTTCATGAAAGCATCCATAAATGCTCACAGGAAATCACAGGGACTTGAGGATATGCCTGCAAATGAAATGTTGAAGCTCATAAGGGAAAAGTCTGAAATGCTTGAAATTGACAGGAAGTTCTTGTCGCGGTCCCTTAACCAGGGATTTTCAGGAGGGGAAAAGAAGAGAAATGAGATCTTCCAGATGGCGATGCTCAATCCTAAACTGGCTATTCTCGACGAGACAGATTCAGGTCTTGATATCGATGCATTAAAAGTTGTAGCGAAGGGTGTGAATAAATTAAGGAGCAAAGACAACGCAGTATTGGTGATCACACATTACCAGCGCCTGTTGGATTATATAGTTCCAGATTTTGTTCACGTGATGGTAGATGGAAAGATCGTAAAATCTGGCACGAAGGAGCTGGCTTACGAGTTGGAAGAAAAAGGCTATGACTGGTTAAAGCCAGAAACCGTTTAA